The following coding sequences lie in one Arachis ipaensis cultivar K30076 chromosome B03, Araip1.1, whole genome shotgun sequence genomic window:
- the LOC107634400 gene encoding uncharacterized protein LOC107634400 isoform X3, with product MSFQPFHPLKKDVPKLTRRKSKKVREDLIPSSFDSEFGNFKSSRKNFTLFELQDATDDFSHGTKVKGILKQLADVEEVDRIVQEYEQGKVEPLICRLIVFNAFAMTYETKELLFRVNPHPSRPSENNTVSSLLFLTRL from the exons ATGTCATTTCAACCATTTCACCCTCTTAAGAAGGATGTTCCTAAGTTAACTAGAAGGAAGAGTAAGAAGGTTAGAGAGGATctcattccttcttcttttgactCTGAGTTTGGCAACTTCAAATCTTCACGGAAGAATTTCACTCTCTTTGAACTCCAGGATGCAACTGATGACTTCAGCCATG GAACTAAAGTTAAAGGAATTCTAAAACAGTTAGCAGATGTCGAAGAGGTTGATAGGATAGTTCAAGAATATGAGCAAGGTAAGGTGGAACCATTAATATGTCGGTTGATAGTATTCAATGCTTTTGCTATGACATATGAAACTAAGGAATTATTGTTCAGGGTGAATCCTCACCCATCACGTCCATCTGAAAATAATACTGTAAGCAGCTTATTGTTCCTTACCCGATTGTAA
- the LOC107634400 gene encoding rho GTPase-activating protein 7-like isoform X4 codes for MSFQPFHPLKKDVPKLTRRKSKKVREDLIPSSFDSEFGNFKSSRKNFTLFELQDATDDFSHGRDKRLVKSLVVGRPILLALEDIDGGPSFLEKALRFLEKYRTKVKGILKQLADVEEVDRIVQEYEQGCGESC; via the exons ATGTCATTTCAACCATTTCACCCTCTTAAGAAGGATGTTCCTAAGTTAACTAGAAGGAAGAGTAAGAAGGTTAGAGAGGATctcattccttcttcttttgactCTGAGTTTGGCAACTTCAAATCTTCACGGAAGAATTTCACTCTCTTTGAACTCCAGGATGCAACTGATGACTTCAGCCATG GGAGGGACAAGCGTCTAGTTAAGTCTTTGGTTGTTGGAAGGCCAATTCTTCTAGCACTAGAAGATATTGATGGAGGTCCTTCTTTCCTTGAAAAAGCTCTTCGATTTCTAGAGAAGTACA GAACTAAAGTTAAAGGAATTCTAAAACAGTTAGCAGATGTCGAAGAGGTTGATAGGATAGTTCAAGAATATGAGCAAG GTTGTGGAGAGTCCTGTTGA
- the LOC107634400 gene encoding kinesin-like protein KIN-14I isoform X5 gives MSFQPFHPLKKDVPKLTRRKSKKVREDLIPSSFDSEFGNFKSSRKNFTLFELQDATDDFSHGTKVKGILKQLADVEEVDRIVQEYEQAFRRYEATWWLRKVVGVIAAKDLPTKPSKEEFNLLTFLGLFV, from the exons ATGTCATTTCAACCATTTCACCCTCTTAAGAAGGATGTTCCTAAGTTAACTAGAAGGAAGAGTAAGAAGGTTAGAGAGGATctcattccttcttcttttgactCTGAGTTTGGCAACTTCAAATCTTCACGGAAGAATTTCACTCTCTTTGAACTCCAGGATGCAACTGATGACTTCAGCCATG GAACTAAAGTTAAAGGAATTCTAAAACAGTTAGCAGATGTCGAAGAGGTTGATAGGATAGTTCAAGAATATGAGCAAG CATTTAGAAGATATGAAGCAACATGGTGGCTTAGAAAAGTGGTTGGAGTTATTGCGGCCAAAGATTTACCAACTAAACCCTCTAAGGAAGAGTTTAATTTACTCACTTTTCTCGGATTGTTTGTTTAA
- the LOC107634400 gene encoding uncharacterized protein LOC107634400 isoform X1, with the protein MSFQPFHPLKKDVPKLTRRKSKKVREDLIPSSFDSEFGNFKSSRKNFTLFELQDATDDFSHGRDKRLVKSLVVGRPILLALEDIDGGPSFLEKALRFLEKYRTKVKGILKQLADVEEVDRIVQEYEQGKVEPLICRLIVFNAFAMTYETKELLFRVNPHPSRPSENNTVSSLLFLTRL; encoded by the exons ATGTCATTTCAACCATTTCACCCTCTTAAGAAGGATGTTCCTAAGTTAACTAGAAGGAAGAGTAAGAAGGTTAGAGAGGATctcattccttcttcttttgactCTGAGTTTGGCAACTTCAAATCTTCACGGAAGAATTTCACTCTCTTTGAACTCCAGGATGCAACTGATGACTTCAGCCATG GGAGGGACAAGCGTCTAGTTAAGTCTTTGGTTGTTGGAAGGCCAATTCTTCTAGCACTAGAAGATATTGATGGAGGTCCTTCTTTCCTTGAAAAAGCTCTTCGATTTCTAGAGAAGTACA GAACTAAAGTTAAAGGAATTCTAAAACAGTTAGCAGATGTCGAAGAGGTTGATAGGATAGTTCAAGAATATGAGCAAGGTAAGGTGGAACCATTAATATGTCGGTTGATAGTATTCAATGCTTTTGCTATGACATATGAAACTAAGGAATTATTGTTCAGGGTGAATCCTCACCCATCACGTCCATCTGAAAATAATACTGTAAGCAGCTTATTGTTCCTTACCCGATTGTAA
- the LOC107634400 gene encoding uncharacterized protein LOC107634400 isoform X2: MSFQPFHPLKKDVPKLTRRKSKKVREDLIPSSFDSEFGNFKSSRKNFTLFELQDATDDFSHGRDKRLVKSLVVGRPILLALEDIDGGPSFLEKALRFLEKYRTKVKGILKQLADVEEVDRIVQEYEQAFRRYEATWWLRKVVGVIAAKDLPTKPSKEEFNLLTFLGLFV; this comes from the exons ATGTCATTTCAACCATTTCACCCTCTTAAGAAGGATGTTCCTAAGTTAACTAGAAGGAAGAGTAAGAAGGTTAGAGAGGATctcattccttcttcttttgactCTGAGTTTGGCAACTTCAAATCTTCACGGAAGAATTTCACTCTCTTTGAACTCCAGGATGCAACTGATGACTTCAGCCATG GGAGGGACAAGCGTCTAGTTAAGTCTTTGGTTGTTGGAAGGCCAATTCTTCTAGCACTAGAAGATATTGATGGAGGTCCTTCTTTCCTTGAAAAAGCTCTTCGATTTCTAGAGAAGTACA GAACTAAAGTTAAAGGAATTCTAAAACAGTTAGCAGATGTCGAAGAGGTTGATAGGATAGTTCAAGAATATGAGCAAG CATTTAGAAGATATGAAGCAACATGGTGGCTTAGAAAAGTGGTTGGAGTTATTGCGGCCAAAGATTTACCAACTAAACCCTCTAAGGAAGAGTTTAATTTACTCACTTTTCTCGGATTGTTTGTTTAA